The window CCCATTatcatttataataataaatagcATCATATTTTGTACTATATGTTGTTGTTTAATGTGCCGACTTCGTACTTTTGTCTTAACCTTGAAGGACGGCACCAAGTCGGACCAAACTAAATTGTGTGAACCTTTTGGCatttagttttgggttttttattaaaaaatattaaatctgGATCATCTTAATTTCGAGTTCATcgatattaattaaaaattttgacaaaaaaacaaaaaaaaaggtgttGGTAAAAATCAAGTTCAATTTCTATTGTTGACGTTTGAATAGGAATAATATCCCATTGtactaaataataatttctgtTGTTGACATTTGGAGAGGAATAATAACCCATTGtactaaataataataacaacaatAAATTTTGTACGCATTGCATCAATTAATCAAACTTCTACATATATTCATTGGTTATCAAAGCTAGCAATATCtttgttttcaattaattCGAGTTGTTGAAGCAAACtcgtaattttctttttttttaattaaattaaatattgagaaattatgaaattcaatgataaaacatatataataattgtTTGATATTTAATATGGCATGATAAAGAAGGGGACCCTTTGGGCTTTGATCACGAGTGATAAAATGTTCAAAAGTCACATGTGTCCAactaaacatatatatatatatacacgaGTAAAACTCATATTATCATAATTCCTATGAGTTTCTTTTGCCTTAGTCATTCACTGCATAGTTTTGATATGAGCGAACCATTTTGCTTTGGAACCAATGGatatttactttatttgataaatgtaCAAGTATTCCCTACCATAAAGTTCTTTCCCTTTCGTATCCATATAATTTTAGGTTTGTGGAGAAGGATTAACACTTGAAAGATGTTATATACTCACATTTTCTTCATAAGTAGTTTATTGCATTAATGATTTGATATGATCTTTCAATGTacgatgtatatatatttcttcagaaaaatcatgaaaaataaatttataatataaagagtaaaaatattcatttttaaaaaggaaaaaaattttattttgagatattaaaaaaatagataaaaaaataaaaaagggttaATGTTTTGTAGAAATTAAGTACTAATGGTAGTAGGGCATCGAGGGGCAATGGAATGGGCATGGGCTGCTCTTTGTGTATTAGAATTGTAATCGCCTAGTTCAAAGGTGCTTGGGCCAGATCCACCACAAATATCCAGATGTCTTCCTCCTTCCATGATATTACAGGAGGACTATCGACATTTTTATTCTCTACGTGATTCCCACTGTTATTACACaaggtaaaatatttatatattttttatcgATATTACACTgaagtttattaatttaaaaaatagatatttagACTCAAAACTCTTaacattattaataaaaaaattaaatatcttttttctctttctcttaatttttttttcaaataatttaacCGACCGACGACGCTCAATCAGCCACTTCGTAACTAGATTTAGTATTCCTCGACACTAAAGAGCGCCAGCTCTGAAGCTCCATATCACACCTAGATAGCTCCCTCAGAGGTGAGTTTCGATGCTCCCCTAAGGGAGTCGATGGCTCCCTTTCTCTAAGGGAGTGCAGGTTTGGCCACGCTCTCATGAAGGAGTGTGATTCTCCGACTAGATCTGGCCaggtagttttttttttttttaagaaagaaaaaaaataaaaaaataaatatttatatagtattgtaatttttgatatattagagagtaaaattatttaaaaaaattttattatatcaataaattaacaaaaatcttaatatttgattaatagttgaatttatatatttttttaaaacgaAATGCACgtttttcaaactaatggacttcattttatttgtgatcaaaacctaaaattgtctaactttttttctctattatATACAATACAACAAGAGGATGGAAATCCTCTACCCCTATATTGTGCCCCTTTTTTTGTCCTGTTCATATTTGTTTGCCACGTGTCTCTTACATTAAGtctttttttaactttatttaacCCTATAAAAAAGTTAGTTATCGACAACTTCATTGTTGATTggttttttgaaatttataaattcaattgtTATAGAATAATTTTTGGGTTGTAAAAATTGTATAACTTGTATTAGATTAGTtggggagagagagaaaggaacaAAATTGCAAATTAGAAAATTGTAGAGTTTACATATTGTaaactcaaaaaaattaaaattataagatagtaaaaaaaacttaaaatacaATTCAGCAattctaaaaatcaaaatctacaAAACAACATAAAACTCGACAAAACACTCGActttttttacatatttttttaaaaataaaataaaattccaaatttcttgaattaaaaagaaaaagccaaGAAATAAAACCTTCATAGAAAATCTAATTTCCAATTTTCAAACCCTCTTAACTCTATTAGCCCCAGGTTTCCTTTCAGTGCTAATCACAAATGATTGGTTGTTGACAGCAACAGGAGGTTTCTTATTCTCTTTGCTCATACTTCTAAGCAGGTACTTAAGAGTCTGAGTCTTGTTCCTCTCCACGGAATAAGCAGCAGTCACTGACTTCCTGAAGCTCTCGAGCTTCTTCGAGGCTCTTTTCTTCGAAGATTCAACTGTAGAGACCTTAAAAATAATGTTGCCGTTAACTAACgttttttatatgattaaacaaagttaaaaaaaatcctaatctAAGAGACACATGACAAACTCGTATGAACGGAGCAAGGAAAGGGGCACAATATAGCGGCAGAGGATTTCCATCCTACAACAAGAGCATCGACACTAGTCTCCCACTTGCATCCACGCACAATAAActgaaaacaaagaaaatctCATATTTGTCCACCCGTTACTCTGATCCAAGCCCCCCATGCCATGAGTTTCCATTCATGGAATCATCACAAGAAGTTGGCAAAAAAAACAACTGGTTTTCAAGCGGTCCACGTGGTGCAATATCTCCCTATTCCCATTCTCCCTGCACAGAAAAAGATTCACAGatggaaatatatatgtttctttttgggtttgtCAGGAAAGCGAAGCATCGTTTTTATTAGTTCTTAAATGAGACGTGTCAGTGGGGTGTGGGGGGACTAGATCAGACCGTTTGCTGAATCTGTTGATATTCACCGACTGTTCTGGTCCAGATTGTCACCATTCCTCAGTGTATCAATTCTTGAATACTTTACCCACCGATGAACAAACAAAGTTCATATACAACTTTAGCAGCCAAGCCTCTGCAAAATTTTCATGTGAAAGAAGGAAATCGGACAAGCTGCCAAgcatattatattattttctaaatcACCTCTGCCATGTCAAACCAGACAAGGCAAAGGTCAAATACTCAGCAGTTCACAATTTTTATTTCAGGGTTTTTTGTTCCCCTTGAAAGagaagaatatatatatatatatatatatgtaggtTTCCATGGTGGCTGACTTGATTTCTTGAATGAAAACAAAAGCTGTTTCGTCCTTGTAAACTTATAAAAGCacattgttattttttttcctgttaAATGTTGAGCTGGAAACCTCCTGCAATTATGTTCTTCAATAATTAAGCAATTGGGCATTTGCTTTATTGTTTCTACCAGCCACAACCGGCAGAAGGGGTTTAGACAGAACGGTTAGTCTTAAAACAATGAGAggttaactaattaattaagctgCTCAACACCTGTCTCCTGCTTTGTCTGTTCATACAGTGTCTGCTCTGTTGTCGTCCAAAGCAATGAGATCTCAGGGGTCCAAGCCCTTGTGTTTAAGAATCTAATCCCGCTCCCACTTTTAATCTCCCCACCCGTGACACGCAGAAACTACAACCCGTGAATTCCCAAGCGACACGTGCCGCTTCTTCATCTCGCCATTTGACAGAGAAAAGATCCATCTTGAAACGTCTCACCACATTCAATTTACCATCAGGACCAGATTGCTGCATGTGAATTGCTTGTGTTGGAACTCTGAGATAGAGAGCAGCAGCAGCTAGAACTACCTTTCGGACTCTTTTGCGCCCATCCTGGTTCGGAAGGCCCCACTGGCTCTTAGCCAATCAATGTGAGAAAAGCACCCAATGCACCAACCAAACGAACCAATGGCTCAAGCGCGTGCATCCAAGGGAATCCCACGTGTCATAGCTCTCAGCCACAAACTCAGCATCAATGCTTGTGTCAGGCaggaataaaaggaaaaagagatttGTTGCTCCAAACACTCTCTCTCTGTATCACTAAGCCCTGACTTTTTTTGAGCCTTTAAACCCACCCGTGAACCCATGCATGcataatttcatttccttCAGACACATACTAACCTCTATAAAAGCCTCTTTAAGCTCACTCTTTGGCTACACCAAGCCACATTGATGCAACATTTCTGTATCTTAAAACACCTCCATATACCACTTTCATTGGCTTTGCATGTTGTTGCTCTAAACAGGTACGACGACGACACGTGGACTCGTTTCCTAACTTTGTGTcaggtaaatttttttttggctcttgATTTAAGGCATTGGGATATATAAATTTCCTTTGTTTATGTTAGTTTCGATGTTGTCACATGAGGTATGAAAGTTGTTTTTGAGAGTTCTTTTCTTATGGGGGGAGTTTTTTAGCCTTATGGACCATAGAATTTGGATCCACCCGTGAATGGTTTAATTCTGTTGTCGTCCACCTGCTACATGCTTCCGACTTCTCTATCACCACAAGAGCTAAACAACAACAGAGTGTCACGAGACTTGTTGCTTTTACATCAAAAAACCCACATTCATCTACAGATTGCAGCTGCTGTTTGtttatccttatttttcttttcatcccCACATTGGCCAAACCAGCTAGATTATTTAGAGAGAGACTTCATGAACGAGCAGTCAGGTCATTAATGGTTTCACATGAAGAATGCAATTGGACCCTCATCATTGCTAACTTCTGAATTACTGTTGATGTGAAGTTTATATTCTCAGTGAATGGTGCAAAGGgtaatcaaaagcattaatttagttccattattttcttctcttttcaaCGTATTAATCACTTCTGGTTTGTGTTAAGGAGAAAGTTTCAGACATTTCTTTGGAAATGCAGATTAGAAATGAGTACTACTGAAATTTCCTCCTGCCCCAGTGGCAAGTAATTTGGAGTAATATTGCTATGTACTACTTCAGCATGGGGATGGGGCGCGATGGATGGAAATCCTTTTGCCCCCCTGCTTAGAGAAGCTGGACACTTAAAATACCTTAAAAAGAGTCATGCTATAGTTTTGGCACTTCATTCTAGAAAACATAGGCCGCAAGGCAGATCACAAGCTTTCACTGTTGAGTTATGCAATTCCTTCCCGCATCACCTCGCTAAAATCAACAGAAGTagggaataaaaataatagggAAGATTGAAAAGTGAGGAAACATGAGCTCTCTGGACCACACACCACATGGCATAAAAGCAGGGAAATAAtgtattatttaaaaaaacgGGTGAGATGAACAGAAAGAAATCTACTGAAGCACCAAGCCAGGCACCTTCTGCCAAATTTGCCACAGAGAAAGCCAACCTCCAAAAATGCCCTTCAAAGACTACATTCCTAGAATTGATGATGTTAAATCAACCAGAACTTGACACGTGTTGAAGTGTTAGAAAACATCAGTTTTTTGGTGGAGATGCTGTTTGAGTATAAATTAGAGCCTCTAGGCTTCAAAGCCTTCAACTGGTCCTTAACTCTTTGGCTAAATTAGCTTACTTCAAAGATCCGATACATATCTCATTCTTTCTTCTGTCTCCTCTCATTTACATCTTTGGAGTTAGAATTATATTTTACttccatttttaaacttctGCATTTGAGAGCATTTTGTTCTTCCTGCTTAATATTGATACATTCTTCATTCTCGGAACATTTGGTTTGCCTTCAGCATATTGTCTCCCGCTAATGGACCTTGCTCGTGgatttttattcatttgggTTTTGGCAATTCTCTGCCTTCATCATGATTCAAGCAATGTGGACGCAAGATACCATTACCACAAGAAGCAGAAAGAGAAAGGCTCCAATAAAGGGTCTCCTGTTTCTCCATCCCCTGTTTATGCTCCTGATCCCCAGGGGCCTGTTCCTTCTTCCCCGGTTGATGTTCCTGCTCCTCAAGACCCTGTCCCTTCAACTCCTGCTGAAACTCCTTCTAACACTCCATCTATTCCTTCAGACCCCTATCCAAATGATCCTGGGAGTACAAGTTCAGACTGCATTTTCGACGTGACTTCCTTTGGTGCAGTTGGCGATGGTTCTTCAGATGACACCGCAGCATTCAGGGAAGCATGGAAAGCTGCCTGTGCGGTAGAGTCAGCCACTATTCTGGCTCCCTCAGATAAAGTGTTCATTATCACTTCGACTATTTTCTCAGGGCCATGCAAACCCGGACTTGTACTCCAAGTAAGAATTTGAACCATTATTATTCAAGTTCGGCTTCCATTTTTGCTTGTCTTAACTTTCAGTACATATTAGTAACATTTAGTTTGTGTAGCTCGCTAATGATAGAGGTTTGTGTCATTGATTGTGAAAGATTGATGGAGTCCTGATGCCACCGGATGGCCCTGATTGCTGGCCAAAAGCAGATAGCCGCAAGCAATGGCTTGTGTTTTATCGACTTGATGACATGAAACTCACGGGGAATGGAATCATTGAAGGAAATGGACAGAAGTGGTGGGAACTCCCTTGCAAACCTCACAGGGTAATCATCTTCTAATCAATTCTTCATTTAATTGTTTGTTTCATAATTAACATTCTATTTAAgttaaaatcatatatatgcTGCTAAATTCTTTTCGATGAGACTATGTAGGGTCCAAATGGTTCAACTCTATCAGGACCATGTGACAGCCCTGCTGTAAGTATAATTTACCAGAAAAATAATTCAGTGGCTCATGATATGCAAACAAAGCTCATTTTTTAACTACTTATGCTCTTTGTTCAGATGATCCGGTTCTTCATGAGTTCCAACTTAGTAGTCAGTGGCATAAGGATCCAAAACAGTCCTCAGTTTCACATGAAATTCGATGGGTGTGAAGGGGTTTTGATAGAAAAGCTGTCCATATCTACCCCCAAACTTAGCCCCAACACTGATGGGATCCACATTGAGAACACAAAATCTGTTGGAATATACAACTCAATGATAAGCAATGGTAGGGGAAAAAGGAACTTGTCTTTTGTACTCAATTGGACAGTCATTCATCCGCCGTGTTCATGTAGTATTCATATGTAATAATGATCAAGACTCATGATTTTAAACAGGGGATGATTGCATTTCGATTGGTCCTGGGTGCTCAAATGTGGACATTGAAGGAGTCACCTGCGGGCCTAGTCACGGGATCAGGTACGTACTCCATTTTGTCAATAGATGGAATTCGAACTAATGCTGGCATGCTATCCTCAGCCatcctttttaatttcaccTGTAAAGATTGCTCAAAATGCAGTCGAATCTGATGATGCCTGCAATTGTAAGGAGATGGAAACAATAAATGACTTCTAACCCTACTAGGAATAAGCCTTTGAAAGTATGTTTATAGTCAGGTTTTTCCTGCCTCATTCACTTTCGTTTGATGAAAAGGTTAATCACTACTTATCATAGGAACAAACTCATGTGCAAATGGTTAAGGTCGGTCTCATCTGTCATGTTCGAAagtaaatgaatgcatcaacTGTTAGCTTTTGTGCTATTACTAGTTGTCACGTCTTGAACGGCTTGAccataaataaagaaaaaaaaaggaagaaattaaacatgaaggGAAGGAATGAGGTGGCGTCATAAAGTTCTAGACTGGACCACTATCAGCACAAAACTCGCGGCCCTCATCAATtggttctgttttttttttttttttgacattttAGAGTGACTAACTGAATCTAGTTCATTTCTGCAGCATTGGGAGCCTTGGGGTGCATAATTCCCAGGCCTGTGTTTCCAACGTAACCGTCCGCAACGCCATCATAAGGGAATCAGACAATGGAGTGAGGATCAAGACTTGGCAAGGGGGCACGGGTTCTGTATCAGGCATATCGTTTGAGAACATACAGATGGAGAATGTTAGGAACTGCATAATCGTAGACCAATACTACTGCTTGACAAAGGCTTGTCTGAACCAAACCTCAGCTGTTTTTGTCACAGATGTGCAATACAGGAACATCAAAGGCACCTACGATGTAAGAAACCCTCCAATCCACTTCGCATGCAGCGACACGGTGCCCTGCACAAACATAACGATGTCAGAAGTTGAGCTTCTGCCGCAAGAAGGAGAGTTGTTGGACGATCCATTTTGTTGGAATGCTTATGGAGTTGAAGAGACCTTAACTATACCTCCCATTGGCTGCTTACAGGAAGGGATGCCCCAGACCATCGCAGAGACCTCTCAGTATGGTTGCTGAGAAGGGTagattttagtttttcttttattaatatatatgtgGAATACTGTATAGAGCCCAGTCCAAGGGTAGAGGGGACATGATCTGAAATATCTGTTAATGGGTTTGTCCTTTTTACCTTAGGCTTCATCCCTGTTAGGGTTATTTTTCCCTTACTGTGTGATGAGATGTACTAGTAGAAATTGCCCAAATGGGTCTATATTTTGTTGGCCCTGGGGTGTAATGGTTTGGGTTTGTTTTACTCtcttacatatatatacttatataaaGTATTTTATCAGTATTTTTCAGCCTGCTTGGTTTTTCTAGTTTCTGTCAGTGTCTTTGACTTTAATGCGTTGATCATTGCTACATGGTGAAGACTTAGTAATAAATCAAGTAGAATCCTTGTAATTAACTCCAAGTTAGTTTATAAAGGATAATTTCTTAATCATAAGTTAAAATGGGTAAGAAACATTTCATTCGGTAGTATAGTTGTTCAAAACAGTACAAATGATAAGTTTGACTTATACGActcataaatatattaattttagaaGAAGTAGATAGAATGTTTAATCTCGTATTGATTAAATAAGAGATtctgaaaaaaatttataaacataagtattacataatttataaattaattttttttaaaaaaaataataatattgtgACAATATGATATCAAAACGAATGAAATCTAAATTCAGTTCACATCAATTATTTTCTAAGAGAGACAAATAAGGTGATTGACAATGACGAAGATGCCATTAGATCAAGTGAGTGAGAATTTTTACCTCAAATGttcaaaaaaagtaaatagtGTTTTTTTAATCTGATATTGAGCTAGTAAAGGGGTTATGGAAAGTTTATATGTATATGGACATTACAACACTTATCAatattaaggttttttttagaaaataatgatcttttgacaaaataaagcaaaaaagatgaaaaatatgtgatCTAGAGTTTCATACCTTGAAAGGTAATATATCACGCAAAATATGAAATCATTGTTTATATTTTCAGAATGAAAAAATAACACGACTAGAATAAACAAATA is drawn from Theobroma cacao cultivar B97-61/B2 chromosome 4, Criollo_cocoa_genome_V2, whole genome shotgun sequence and contains these coding sequences:
- the LOC18603730 gene encoding polygalacturonase At1g48100, encoding MDLARGFLFIWVLAILCLHHDSSNVDARYHYHKKQKEKGSNKGSPVSPSPVYAPDPQGPVPSSPVDVPAPQDPVPSTPAETPSNTPSIPSDPYPNDPGSTSSDCIFDVTSFGAVGDGSSDDTAAFREAWKAACAVESATILAPSDKVFIITSTIFSGPCKPGLVLQIDGVLMPPDGPDCWPKADSRKQWLVFYRLDDMKLTGNGIIEGNGQKWWELPCKPHRGPNGSTLSGPCDSPAMIRFFMSSNLVVSGIRIQNSPQFHMKFDGCEGVLIEKLSISTPKLSPNTDGIHIENTKSVGIYNSMISNGDDCISIGPGCSNVDIEGVTCGPSHGISIGSLGVHNSQACVSNVTVRNAIIRESDNGVRIKTWQGGTGSVSGISFENIQMENVRNCIIVDQYYCLTKACLNQTSAVFVTDVQYRNIKGTYDVRNPPIHFACSDTVPCTNITMSEVELLPQEGELLDDPFCWNAYGVEETLTIPPIGCLQEGMPQTIAETSQYGC